The Bacteroidota bacterium genome includes the window CAACCTCGTCCTCGACGTGGACAACTTCTCCGCAGGTGCTTCCAGTGTCGGCTTCGACGTGCGTCTTTCGAACCCGCGCGAGCCTGGCTCGGGCACGATCATCGCCACCGACGTGGACGGCAACGAGGGCACGCTCTTCATCGACAGCGAGAATGCCCGCAACCCGGGGATCGCGATGATGAGCCGCACAGGCGTCCCGTCGGAGGTCGCCCTCTTGGGCAACTACCCGAACCCGTTCGCCGCAACCACAACCGTCGAGTACGCGCTGCCACAGGCGACTGCCGTGCGCCTCACGGTGTACGACGTGACGGGTCGCGCCGTCGCGGAGTTGGTAGATGGGACGATGGAGGCCGGCTACCACAGCGCCGCCTTCGACGCGAGCGCGCTGCCGAGCGGCATCTACCTCGCTCGCCTCGACGCCGAGGGCCGGACGTTCACAGAGCGCTTGCTCGTCGTTCGCTAGCCCGACCGCGAAGCCGTTTCCTGCTTTTTCACACGGTTTCTTGAGGCCGATGCTCCTTTTGTGGCGCATCGGCCTCATCTTTGCCACGCGATCGCCCCGTGTCCGGCTTGCTCCTACAGCCCTGTCGGATGTCGCGCTATGTGTACACCGCGTCTTGTCATAGCGTCGATTCTCCCTCCTTTTTCCCCTCCAACGCTTAGCTACATGCTCCATCGACTCTCTCGTGTGCTGCTCGCGCTTACGCTCGTTGCCACGGCCTCCATCGCTCACGCGCAAGCTCCGCGCGTCAGCGCTGCCCAGCTCCAACAAGTAGCACCTGAGTTTGACCGCCTCGCTGCCGTCGCCCAGGAACGCGGCGTCGTCCCGGTGATCGTGCGGCTCGACGTAGCCTTCCTGCCGGAGGGTCGCCTGTTCACCGCCGACATCCAGCGCCAGCGTGCCCGCCTCGCCGAGCGCCGCGACCAAGTGCTTCGCACGCTCGCCGCCAACGGCGTGACCTTGCAGCGCGTGAAGCGCTTCGAGACCGTCCCGGTGGTCGCGCTGAGTGTTACCGCTGAGGGCCTGCGCTTTCTCGCAGCGAGCCCCCTCGTTCGCTTCATCGAAGAAGACGAAATCGTCCGCCCGACTCTGGCCACGAGTACCGCGCTCGTCGGCGCGACGGACGCGTGGTCGTCCGGTTACCGAGGCGCTGGCCAGGCCGTTGCCGTGCTCGACACGGGCGTCGATGGCAGCCACCCGTTTCTCCAGGGCAAAGTCGTCGCCGAGGCATGCTACTCCGGCACGGGCGGCGGCACGTCGGTGTGCCCCAACGGCCAGACGCAGCAGACCGGTCCGGGTGCGGGCCAGAACTGCCCCCGCGGCACCTCCGGCTGCGACCACGGTACGCACGTCGCGGGCATCGTGGCAGGCAGCGGCCCCAGCTTCTCGGGCGTGGCCCCCGATGCCGACATCATCGCCGTGCAGGTCTTCACGCAGTTCAGCGGCTTCTTCGACTGCTTCCCGAGCCCCTCGCCGTGTGTCGGCGCGTTCACCTCGGACATCATCAGCGGCCTTGAGTTCGTCTACGCGCAGCGCACGGAGCGCAACGTCGCCGCGGCGAACATGAGCCTCGGCGGTGGATCGAGCACCACGCCCTGCGACAGCGACCCGACCAAGCCGATCATCGACAACCTGCGCAGCGCGGGCATCGCCACCGTCGTGGCCTCGGGCAACGCGGGCGACAGCAACGGCATCGCCGCACCGGGCTGCATATCGACGGCCGTCAGCGTCGGCTCGACCGACGACGGCTCGCTGGGTACGCGCACCGACGCGGTCTCCAGCTTCTCGAACAGCGACACCTTCCTCGACCTACTCGCCCCGGGTCAGTGGATCGAGTCGTCGGTCCCCGGTGGCGGCTTCGAGAACTACGCGGGCACGTCGATGGCGGCCCCGCACGTGGCGGGCGCCTGGGCACTCCTGAAGGGCAAGAAACCCACTGCCACGGTGGACGAAGTCCTGGACGCG containing:
- a CDS encoding S8 family serine peptidase, with translation MLHRLSRVLLALTLVATASIAHAQAPRVSAAQLQQVAPEFDRLAAVAQERGVVPVIVRLDVAFLPEGRLFTADIQRQRARLAERRDQVLRTLAANGVTLQRVKRFETVPVVALSVTAEGLRFLAASPLVRFIEEDEIVRPTLATSTALVGATDAWSSGYRGAGQAVAVLDTGVDGSHPFLQGKVVAEACYSGTGGGTSVCPNGQTQQTGPGAGQNCPRGTSGCDHGTHVAGIVAGSGPSFSGVAPDADIIAVQVFTQFSGFFDCFPSPSPCVGAFTSDIISGLEFVYAQRTERNVAAANMSLGGGSSTTPCDSDPTKPIIDNLRSAGIATVVASGNAGDSNGIAAPGCISTAVSVGSTDDGSLGTRTDAVSSFSNSDTFLDLLAPGQWIESSVPGGGFENYAGTSMAAPHVAGAWALLKGKKPTATVDEVLDALASTGVPIRDGRNGVTTPRIQVDAALDALGGGMPRDNAGPVITGSTTGTTFSGTAADNGLNDTGVASVSLEPGAFNVTLTVDPFTSGDATVGFELTLVDPTLDGNGTVAAVDLAGNESERAITLIGTGGGGGDDTTPPALSGSIRGVEYEGTASDAGSGIAAIELTEATNLNLDVDGFASGAGSVDFTITLEARGDQGKGFVVATDLAGNTSELWVCSDGCDPPSTGGGDDTTPPNVTGSIRGNRFDGTASDSGSGIASVVLGSDAVNLVLDVDNFSSGASSVGFDVRLDNRSERGSGTVVVTDVAGNEGTLFIDSETSARAGLAASQAEPSTFALGDSYPNPFTSSTRIDFSLAEDRAVTLSVFDLMGREVARLVDGYRTAGTHSVTWDALDAQGRSVAAGVYVYQLRAGDYTESKRLVVLSVD